A window from Mya arenaria isolate MELC-2E11 chromosome 9, ASM2691426v1 encodes these proteins:
- the LOC128245361 gene encoding cytoglobin-1-like, translating into MSLLKRIKRSVTGSSQTSEKKLAVIRSKNKETLTAFDPQNPPPEISARDVEILKECWKIVQQNVAEVGIITFVGLFETHPEVHDAFMSFRAINTSDLEYNAILRKHALRVMGTVDKCIYRLDNRDKLRELMTELGIRHKNYSVKIEFIELMGPQFISSIKPHLETLWTDEYEGAWENLFKLMCYYMKKGMCSI; encoded by the exons ATGTCGCTTTTGAAGCGCATTAAAAGGTCTGTGACTGGATCTTCACAAACTAGTGAAAAGAAACTTGCTGTGATAAGGAGTAAAAATAAGGAAACTTTAACCGCGTTTGATCCTCAAAATCCGCCGCCTGAAATAAGTGCGCGAGATGTTGAGATTCTTAAAGAGTGCTGGAAAATAGTTCAACAGAATGTTGCAGAAGTTGGAATAATTACCTTTGTGGG CCTGTTTGAGACCCATCCAGAAGTCCACGATGCTTTCATGTCATTCCGAGCAATTAACACTTCTGACCTCGAATACAATGCAATTCTTCGTAAACATGCACTAAGAGTAATGGGGACTGTGGACAAGTGTATTTATAGACTTGATAACAGGGACAAGCTACGAGAGCTCATGACGGAGTTGGGAATTCGTCACAAGAATTATTCCGTGAAAATTGAATTTATCGAA CTAATGGGTCCCCAGTTCATCAGCTCAATCAAGCCCCATTTGGAAACATTGTGGACAGACGAATATGAGGGCGCCTGGGAGAATTTATTCAAGCTGATGTGCTACTACATGAAAAAGGGAATGTGCAGTATATAA